The following are encoded in a window of Arthrobacter antioxidans genomic DNA:
- a CDS encoding rhamnogalacturonan lyase — protein sequence MVMVSFVHPRMPRRALGAAAAAAVAAATLVVMPAAAAPENTPIRQVEYLDRAPVAVTTEGGVYVGWRMLGLDADSIGFHVYRDGVRITDTPITGSTNLLDAEGTGASVYRVTALMDQREVTVTDEFLPWGDQSLDIPLQRPVGGTTPTGEAYEYEANDASVGDLDGDGEYEIVLKWNPTNAKDNSRSGYTGNVYLDAYKLDGTRLWQIDLGRNIRAGAHYTQFQVFDYDGDGRAEVAMKTADATVDGAGTVIGDAAADHRNTSGYVLTGPEYLTVFEGATGTALDSVDYVPARGTLSSWGDTYGNRMDRFLAGTAYLDGENPSMIFSRGYYTKTYIAAFDFVDGKIEERWLFDSTAAGSQFSGQGNHNLSIADVDSDGADEIVFGSMTIDDDGTPLHTTGLGHGDAMHVTDHVPSRDGLEVFAVHESMPSSGQRAATMRDAATGEILWSIPGARDTGRGAAGDIDPTHEGNEAWAIGGTYKYNSKVGSLRAADGADLGTSIPAANFLTWWDGDLLREITDHDYTDPAELATGATPTISKWNWESKTEERLLTLDGTLTGNGTKGNPALQADLFGDWREELVYRSADHSSLKIFTTTDVTEHRIRTLMHDPVYRLGVAWQNTAYNQPPHTGFFLGEGMETPPAPNIAYVNAPVLDETAPVVTGIKDTKVGAKRGLVVDVRAQDAESGVRSLTVSFNGRELTGVNGRYELPIEGLKGSFELSATAVNHAGIETTATAEITVRPGNGKPQDHDKES from the coding sequence ATGGTTATGGTCTCGTTCGTTCATCCACGAATGCCACGACGAGCACTGGGAGCGGCGGCAGCGGCAGCCGTCGCTGCAGCAACGCTTGTGGTCATGCCGGCAGCTGCGGCACCCGAGAACACACCGATTCGGCAGGTGGAATACCTCGACCGCGCCCCGGTTGCCGTCACGACCGAGGGGGGAGTCTACGTTGGCTGGCGCATGCTCGGCCTCGACGCCGATTCGATCGGCTTCCACGTCTACCGTGACGGTGTTCGCATCACTGACACCCCGATCACCGGCAGCACGAACTTGCTCGACGCGGAGGGGACTGGTGCTTCGGTCTACCGTGTGACCGCGCTGATGGACCAGCGTGAAGTGACTGTCACTGACGAGTTCCTTCCGTGGGGTGATCAGTCCCTGGACATTCCGCTTCAGCGTCCGGTAGGCGGCACGACTCCGACGGGTGAGGCATACGAATACGAAGCCAACGATGCGTCCGTAGGTGACCTCGACGGTGACGGAGAGTACGAGATTGTTCTCAAGTGGAATCCGACGAACGCGAAAGACAACTCACGCTCGGGCTACACCGGGAACGTCTACCTCGACGCCTACAAGCTTGACGGTACCCGGCTGTGGCAGATTGACCTTGGCCGCAATATCCGCGCGGGAGCGCATTACACGCAGTTCCAGGTGTTCGATTACGACGGTGATGGCCGAGCCGAAGTTGCGATGAAGACCGCTGACGCCACGGTCGACGGTGCCGGAACGGTTATCGGCGATGCGGCGGCGGATCACCGCAACACGAGCGGCTACGTCCTGACCGGACCCGAGTACCTGACTGTCTTCGAGGGCGCGACAGGTACGGCTCTCGACAGTGTCGACTACGTACCGGCGCGGGGAACGCTGTCGTCGTGGGGTGACACCTACGGAAATCGGATGGACCGATTCCTCGCCGGCACCGCCTACCTCGACGGCGAGAATCCCAGCATGATTTTCAGCCGTGGGTACTACACGAAGACCTATATCGCCGCGTTCGACTTCGTCGACGGCAAGATCGAAGAACGCTGGTTGTTCGACTCGACCGCTGCCGGCAGCCAGTTCTCCGGGCAGGGCAACCACAACCTTTCCATAGCGGATGTCGACTCCGATGGCGCCGACGAGATCGTCTTCGGGTCGATGACGATCGATGATGACGGTACGCCGCTCCACACCACCGGCCTCGGTCACGGTGACGCCATGCACGTCACCGATCACGTTCCCTCCCGTGACGGGCTCGAGGTCTTCGCAGTGCACGAGAGCATGCCGAGCAGCGGCCAGCGAGCGGCTACGATGCGCGACGCGGCGACGGGTGAGATCCTCTGGTCCATCCCCGGTGCACGTGACACCGGCCGTGGCGCTGCAGGCGATATCGATCCGACGCACGAAGGCAACGAGGCATGGGCGATCGGAGGCACCTACAAGTACAACTCGAAAGTCGGATCGCTCCGCGCGGCAGACGGCGCTGACCTCGGCACGAGCATCCCTGCGGCGAACTTCCTGACCTGGTGGGACGGGGACCTGCTGCGCGAGATAACCGACCACGACTACACCGATCCGGCCGAGCTGGCCACCGGTGCGACGCCGACCATCTCGAAGTGGAACTGGGAGTCGAAGACGGAAGAACGGCTGCTCACGCTCGACGGCACGCTTACCGGCAACGGCACGAAGGGCAACCCGGCACTTCAGGCCGACCTGTTCGGCGATTGGCGCGAGGAACTCGTCTACCGCAGCGCCGACCACTCGTCGCTGAAGATCTTCACCACAACCGATGTCACTGAGCACCGGATCCGCACTCTGATGCACGATCCGGTGTACCGGCTCGGCGTAGCGTGGCAAAACACCGCCTATAACCAGCCTCCGCACACGGGCTTCTTCCTCGGCGAGGGAATGGAGACGCCGCCCGCTCCGAACATCGCCTATGTGAACGCCCCGGTACTCGACGAGACAGCACCAGTCGTGACGGGGATCAAGGACACCAAGGTAGGTGCGAAGCGCGGTCTTGTGGTCGACGTTCGAGCACAGGATGCTGAGTCGGGTGTCCGCTCGCTCACCGTCAGCTTCAACGGACGAGAGCTCACCGGGGTGAACGGCCGGTACGAGCTCCCCATCGAAGGCCTCAAGGGCAGCTTCGAACTCAGCGCGACCGCGGTGAACCACGCCGGTATCGAAACCACAGCGACAGCCGAGATCACCGTGCGACCAGGTAACGGCAAGCCCCAGGATCACGACAAGGAGAGCTGA
- a CDS encoding GYD domain-containing protein yields the protein MPLYLSKFSYTPETWARLINAPEDREKAARAYIESVGGKLHGFWYAFGAHDGYNLWEAPDNVSMASVALAISGGGALSSLETTVLLTVDEAMEAMRKAEQIKYRPPGTQHS from the coding sequence ATGCCGCTCTACCTGTCGAAGTTCAGCTACACACCGGAGACCTGGGCGAGGCTGATCAACGCTCCCGAGGACCGCGAGAAAGCCGCCCGAGCGTACATCGAGTCCGTCGGAGGGAAGCTCCACGGATTCTGGTACGCCTTCGGCGCCCACGACGGCTACAACCTATGGGAGGCTCCCGACAACGTCTCCATGGCGTCGGTTGCACTGGCGATCAGCGGAGGCGGCGCACTGAGCTCGCTCGAGACGACAGTGCTCCTGACCGTCGACGAGGCGATGGAAGCCATGCGCAAGGCCGAGCAGATCAAGTACCGGCCTCCCGGAACCCAACACTCTTGA
- a CDS encoding SCO1664 family protein, with amino-acid sequence MPAPDLVTAELTLTGRITTASNATFLGSIGETAVVYKPIRGEKPLWDFPDGFLAHREVAAYQVSEVLGWNIVPRTWLRDGPFGEGMVQLWQETDADQSAVDLVAADDVPEAGWKQVLEGQDETGRMVALVHEDTPVLRRMAVFDAVVNNADRKGDHILAVADRHRYGVDHGLTFHRDHKLRTVLWGWIGDELTADELEGVGRVSEGLRGVLGRHLAELLTAEEVSSLAARCAALRATGRFPGPRGEMSAVPWPLF; translated from the coding sequence ATGCCGGCGCCCGACCTCGTGACCGCCGAGCTGACGCTCACCGGCCGCATCACGACGGCGTCGAACGCCACCTTCCTGGGCAGCATCGGCGAGACGGCGGTCGTGTACAAGCCGATCCGGGGCGAGAAGCCGCTGTGGGATTTCCCCGACGGCTTCCTGGCGCACCGGGAGGTCGCTGCCTATCAGGTGTCGGAGGTCCTCGGCTGGAACATCGTGCCGCGCACCTGGCTGCGCGACGGTCCGTTCGGCGAGGGCATGGTGCAGCTCTGGCAGGAAACGGATGCCGACCAGAGCGCCGTGGACCTCGTCGCGGCGGACGACGTGCCGGAGGCCGGCTGGAAGCAGGTCCTCGAAGGCCAGGACGAGACGGGGCGGATGGTCGCCCTGGTCCATGAGGACACCCCGGTACTGAGGCGCATGGCTGTGTTCGACGCCGTCGTCAACAATGCCGACCGCAAGGGCGACCACATCCTCGCCGTCGCGGACAGGCACCGCTACGGCGTGGACCATGGGCTCACGTTCCACCGCGACCACAAGCTGCGGACGGTGCTGTGGGGGTGGATCGGCGATGAGCTGACGGCCGACGAACTCGAGGGCGTCGGTCGTGTCAGCGAAGGACTGCGGGGTGTCCTGGGTCGACACTTGGCGGAGCTGCTCACCGCCGAGGAGGTCTCGTCGCTCGCCGCACGCTGTGCCGCCTTACGCGCGACCGGGCGGTTTCCTGGTCCGAGAGGTGAGATGTCCGCCGTGCCTTGGCCTCTGTTCTGA
- a CDS encoding DUF3090 domain-containing protein, protein MPTTVHEFAWPDRVVVGTIGLPGARTFYLQVRSGSQLVSIALEKQQSALLAEKIDEILDELSTLDGNPFSVPTSTPIELVDNDQLETVEEQFRTGAMSLGWDPATAQVVIEAYPLPETDDDAALLDDDEADASEMLLVRMPVGTARAFTKRTREIVGAGRPICVICGQPIDADGHICAIPEV, encoded by the coding sequence ATGCCTACAACTGTTCACGAGTTCGCCTGGCCTGACCGCGTTGTCGTCGGCACCATCGGCCTCCCGGGGGCGCGTACGTTCTACCTGCAGGTGCGCTCGGGGTCCCAGCTCGTGAGTATCGCGCTGGAGAAGCAGCAGTCGGCGCTGCTCGCCGAGAAGATCGACGAGATCCTCGACGAGCTCAGCACCCTGGACGGCAATCCCTTCAGCGTTCCCACGAGCACGCCCATCGAACTGGTCGACAACGACCAACTCGAGACCGTCGAGGAGCAGTTCCGCACCGGCGCGATGAGCCTGGGGTGGGATCCGGCGACGGCTCAGGTGGTCATCGAGGCCTACCCGCTACCCGAGACCGACGACGACGCCGCGTTGCTCGACGACGATGAGGCCGATGCGTCCGAGATGCTGCTGGTGCGCATGCCGGTGGGGACCGCCCGTGCCTTCACCAAGCGCACCCGGGAGATCGTGGGAGCGGGCCGTCCGATCTGCGTGATCTGCGGGCAGCCCATCGATGCCGACGGGCACATCTGCGCCATCCCCGAGGTCTGA
- a CDS encoding histidine phosphatase family protein — protein sequence MATVILVRHGRTTANATGLLAGRTVGVGLDETGRDQAAVTGDRLAAVPVVGVVSSPLERCQQTARFILDRQTGTPHAPIDPDLTECDYGQWQGRLLSDLATEPLWPVVQSQPSAVTFPGGESMAAMQARSVAAIRRHDAAFEAEFGPGAVWVAVSHGDIIKSVLADAYGMHLDLFQRISVGPASVSIVQYGSSRPSVHATNTDAGDLSWLAKGTVSGDAPVGGGAGPTATRTSSA from the coding sequence ATGGCGACAGTGATCCTCGTGCGGCACGGCCGCACCACAGCGAATGCCACCGGCCTGCTGGCCGGCAGGACCGTCGGCGTCGGCCTGGACGAGACGGGGCGCGACCAGGCCGCCGTGACCGGTGACCGGCTCGCCGCCGTGCCCGTGGTCGGCGTGGTGTCCAGCCCCCTCGAGCGGTGCCAGCAGACCGCCCGGTTCATCCTCGATCGCCAGACCGGCACCCCGCATGCGCCGATCGATCCCGATCTCACCGAGTGCGACTACGGCCAGTGGCAGGGCCGCCTGCTCAGTGATCTCGCCACGGAACCCCTGTGGCCGGTGGTGCAGTCGCAGCCGTCCGCCGTCACCTTTCCCGGCGGCGAATCCATGGCCGCGATGCAGGCGCGGTCGGTGGCGGCCATCCGACGCCACGATGCAGCCTTCGAAGCCGAATTCGGGCCCGGCGCCGTGTGGGTGGCGGTGAGCCACGGCGACATCATCAAGTCGGTCCTGGCGGACGCCTACGGCATGCACCTCGACCTGTTCCAGCGCATCAGCGTGGGCCCCGCCTCGGTGTCGATCGTGCAGTACGGCTCCAGCCGGCCGAGCGTGCACGCGACCAACACCGACGCCGGGGACCTGTCGTGGCTGGCGAAGGGCACCGTGTCCGGCGATGCGCCGGTGGGCGGCGGCGCAGGGCCGACGGCGACACGCACCTCGTCGGCCTAA
- a CDS encoding TerC family protein, whose amino-acid sequence MQVTPTIWLITIAVTILFFVYEFFAHVRTPHEPTIGESARWSAFYIGLALLFGVGIGMVSGWDFGGEYFAGYLTEKALSIDNLFVFLIVMTGFAVPKKYQQKVLMVGIIIALILRGGFIAIGASLIENFSWIFYIFGALLLFLAYKQAFGSHDSNPADGKFMQLVRRVLPVTDEYHGDKLTVKKGGKRFVTPMLLTIIAIGFVDLIFAVDSIPAIYGLTNEAYIVFTANAFALMGLRQLFFLIGGLLERLVYLAQGLAVILAFIGVKLVFHALHVNELSFINGGQPLLWVPEIPIWFSLLFIGATITVATIASLLKTRGDDARNDRETVRDEPVIAADPEDRTDGPPVDETTGSTRGAAK is encoded by the coding sequence ATGCAGGTGACCCCCACGATCTGGCTGATCACGATCGCCGTGACGATCCTCTTCTTCGTCTACGAGTTCTTCGCGCACGTGCGCACACCCCACGAACCGACCATCGGTGAATCGGCCCGCTGGTCCGCGTTCTACATCGGCCTCGCCCTGCTCTTCGGCGTGGGCATCGGCATGGTGTCCGGCTGGGACTTCGGCGGCGAGTACTTCGCCGGCTACCTCACGGAGAAGGCCCTGTCGATCGACAACCTCTTCGTGTTCCTGATCGTGATGACCGGCTTCGCGGTCCCGAAGAAGTACCAGCAGAAGGTGCTGATGGTCGGCATCATCATCGCGCTCATCCTCCGCGGCGGGTTCATCGCCATCGGCGCGAGCCTGATCGAGAACTTCTCCTGGATCTTCTACATCTTCGGTGCCCTGCTGCTCTTCCTGGCCTACAAGCAGGCGTTCGGCAGCCACGACTCCAACCCGGCCGACGGCAAGTTCATGCAGCTGGTCCGCCGCGTCCTGCCGGTCACCGACGAGTACCACGGGGACAAGCTCACCGTGAAGAAGGGCGGCAAGCGCTTCGTCACCCCCATGCTGCTCACCATCATCGCGATCGGCTTCGTGGACCTCATCTTCGCCGTCGACTCCATCCCCGCGATCTACGGCCTGACCAACGAGGCGTACATCGTCTTCACGGCCAACGCCTTCGCCCTGATGGGCCTGCGCCAGCTGTTCTTCCTCATCGGCGGACTGCTCGAACGCCTGGTCTACCTCGCCCAGGGGCTCGCCGTCATCCTCGCGTTCATCGGCGTGAAGCTCGTCTTCCACGCCCTGCACGTCAACGAGCTGTCCTTCATCAACGGCGGGCAGCCGCTCCTCTGGGTCCCCGAGATCCCCATCTGGTTCTCGCTGCTGTTCATCGGCGCCACCATCACCGTCGCCACCATCGCGAGCCTGCTCAAGACCCGGGGCGACGACGCCAGGAACGACCGCGAGACGGTGCGGGACGAGCCGGTGATCGCCGCCGACCCGGAGGATCGCACCGACGGTCCGCCGGTGGACGAGACCACGGGCTCGACGCGCGGCGCCGCCAAGTAG
- a CDS encoding oxidoreductase — MTTWLITGCSTGLGRALAEATLQRGDNVVATARDASTVEDLAAKYPDAALALSLDVTDPGQVQTAVQRATETFGGIDVLVNNAGYGYRAAVEEGDDGDVRTLFDTHFFGTVDMTKAVLPQMRSRRSGTIVNLSSIGARITPAGSGYYAAVKAAIEGLTGSLRKELQPLGITAMVVEPGGFRTDFSGRSLRQSAEAIDDYADTAGRRRKENDTSHGTQPGDPAKAAAAIITAVDSTDAPEVLILGADATTAHADVLRAQLASLETWRHVSESTGVDD; from the coding sequence ATGACCACCTGGCTGATCACCGGCTGCTCGACCGGACTCGGTCGCGCCCTCGCAGAGGCCACGCTGCAGCGCGGCGACAACGTGGTGGCCACCGCCCGCGATGCCTCGACGGTCGAGGATCTCGCAGCGAAGTACCCCGACGCGGCGCTCGCCCTCTCCCTCGATGTGACGGACCCCGGCCAGGTGCAGACGGCGGTACAGCGTGCCACCGAGACGTTCGGCGGGATCGACGTGCTGGTCAACAACGCCGGCTACGGATACCGCGCCGCCGTGGAGGAGGGGGATGACGGCGACGTGCGCACCCTGTTCGACACGCACTTCTTCGGCACGGTGGACATGACCAAGGCCGTCCTTCCCCAGATGCGTTCCCGCCGCTCGGGCACCATCGTGAACCTGTCCTCGATCGGCGCGAGGATCACCCCGGCCGGGTCCGGCTACTACGCGGCCGTTAAAGCCGCGATCGAAGGACTCACCGGGTCACTGCGCAAGGAGCTGCAACCCCTGGGTATCACGGCGATGGTCGTGGAACCCGGTGGATTCAGGACGGACTTCTCCGGCCGATCCCTCCGGCAGTCCGCGGAAGCCATCGACGACTACGCCGACACCGCGGGCAGGCGCCGCAAGGAGAACGACACCAGCCACGGGACGCAGCCCGGGGACCCTGCCAAGGCCGCAGCGGCCATCATCACCGCGGTGGATTCCACCGACGCACCCGAAGTGCTCATCCTCGGGGCCGACGCGACCACCGCCCACGCCGACGTCCTCCGGGCGCAGCTCGCCTCGCTCGAGACCTGGCGGCACGTCAGTGAGAGCACCGGGGTGGACGACTAG
- a CDS encoding NAD-dependent epimerase/dehydratase family protein, protein MKVLITGAHGKVGRATTQAMIDAGHEVHATDLTRPGFERKADDAPRYTMADLTDAGQAYAVVHGADAVVHIAAIPEPTGNPPHIVFQTNLMATFNVLEAAIRFGVKRFVYISSETVPGFFFPERDFLPDYAPVDEEHPIHPQDPYALSKHFGEQLMDAAVARADIRCISIRPSWVQFEGNYEHNLGPQIRDASVLSPNLWSYIDVYDLADAIVLATGSDLPGHEVFYIASPDNVGGYDFAEILTKYYGDQIELRGLDRTDASGISSRKARELLGWEPRRSWRDYLDADGKALPK, encoded by the coding sequence ATGAAGGTCCTGATCACCGGCGCCCATGGAAAGGTCGGTCGCGCCACGACGCAGGCGATGATCGACGCCGGACACGAGGTGCACGCCACCGACCTCACGCGGCCCGGCTTCGAACGCAAGGCCGACGACGCCCCCAGGTACACGATGGCGGATCTCACCGACGCGGGGCAGGCCTACGCCGTCGTCCACGGCGCGGATGCCGTGGTGCACATCGCCGCGATCCCCGAGCCGACCGGCAACCCGCCCCACATCGTGTTCCAGACCAACCTGATGGCCACGTTCAACGTGCTCGAAGCGGCCATCCGCTTCGGCGTCAAGCGCTTCGTCTACATCTCGAGCGAGACCGTCCCCGGGTTCTTCTTCCCCGAGCGTGACTTCCTGCCCGACTACGCCCCCGTGGACGAGGAGCACCCGATCCACCCGCAGGACCCCTACGCCCTGTCGAAGCATTTCGGCGAGCAGCTCATGGACGCCGCGGTGGCCCGGGCGGACATCCGGTGCATCTCCATCCGGCCCAGCTGGGTCCAGTTCGAGGGCAACTACGAGCACAACCTCGGGCCGCAGATCCGCGACGCCTCGGTCCTCAGCCCCAACCTCTGGAGCTACATCGACGTCTACGACCTGGCCGACGCGATCGTCCTCGCCACCGGGTCGGACCTGCCGGGGCACGAGGTCTTCTACATCGCATCCCCCGACAACGTGGGCGGCTACGACTTCGCCGAGATCCTCACGAAGTACTACGGCGACCAGATCGAACTGCGCGGACTGGACCGGACGGACGCCTCGGGCATCTCCAGCCGGAAGGCCCGGGAGCTGCTCGGGTGGGAACCCCGGCGGTCATGGCGTGACTACCTCGATGCGGACGGGAAGGCCCTCCCGAAGTAG
- a CDS encoding cation:proton antiporter produces the protein MNEVTLVLISAALFGWALVSARLQRADLTPSIVFLVLGGALAGLGLVDGSTTPETFAPLVEVTLVWVLFSDAARLRVQQLREDVGRLVRLLGVGLPLTIVTGWALAAWLFPQQGLWLAFVVAAALAPTDAALGLPVVTNPAVPSRIRRLLTVESGLNDGITTPVVLLAIAGAAAAAGVEGAEGAGSAVITLLIGVAAGAAVGGAGGWLLRRARRRGSAAEEFLGIGVLALALLAYAGAVEVGGNGFVAAFCAGLAFGRFAGPRAEGELVFLEQTSSLVSILVWSVFGAVTVAIVLDRITVLTVVYAALSLTVVRMVPVALSLIGSGLDRNTVLFVGWFGPRGLASIVFALLALEALGPEADDAVAVIAVTILLSVLAHGLSAAPLAARYGRAASTSNPPAARP, from the coding sequence ATGAACGAGGTGACCCTCGTCCTCATCTCCGCGGCCCTCTTCGGGTGGGCGCTGGTCTCGGCGCGCCTGCAACGGGCCGATCTGACGCCGTCGATCGTGTTCCTCGTCCTCGGAGGGGCCCTCGCGGGGCTCGGCCTGGTGGACGGCTCCACGACTCCCGAGACGTTCGCTCCCCTGGTAGAGGTCACCCTGGTGTGGGTGCTCTTCTCCGACGCTGCCCGATTGCGGGTGCAGCAGCTCCGCGAGGACGTGGGTCGGCTCGTGCGGCTCCTGGGCGTCGGGCTGCCCCTGACGATCGTGACCGGATGGGCGCTGGCCGCCTGGTTGTTCCCGCAGCAGGGACTGTGGCTGGCCTTCGTGGTGGCTGCGGCGCTGGCCCCGACGGACGCCGCCCTGGGGCTTCCCGTGGTGACGAACCCGGCCGTGCCGTCGCGGATCCGCAGGCTGCTCACCGTGGAGAGCGGCCTGAATGACGGCATCACCACCCCCGTGGTCCTGCTGGCCATCGCAGGAGCGGCCGCTGCCGCCGGCGTGGAGGGTGCCGAGGGTGCCGGGTCTGCGGTGATCACGCTGCTCATCGGTGTGGCGGCGGGTGCGGCGGTCGGCGGCGCAGGGGGGTGGCTGCTGCGGCGCGCCCGTCGGCGCGGGAGCGCCGCCGAGGAGTTCCTGGGCATCGGCGTCCTGGCCCTGGCCCTGCTGGCCTACGCCGGCGCCGTGGAGGTGGGCGGCAACGGCTTCGTCGCGGCCTTCTGCGCAGGGCTGGCGTTCGGCAGGTTCGCCGGCCCCCGCGCCGAGGGCGAGCTCGTGTTCCTCGAGCAGACGAGCAGCCTGGTGTCGATTCTCGTGTGGTCGGTCTTCGGCGCCGTCACCGTCGCCATCGTGCTGGACCGCATCACCGTGCTGACCGTCGTCTACGCGGCGCTCAGCCTCACGGTGGTGCGCATGGTCCCCGTGGCCCTGTCGCTGATCGGCTCCGGCCTGGACCGCAACACCGTGCTGTTCGTGGGCTGGTTCGGCCCGCGCGGCCTGGCGTCCATCGTGTTCGCCCTGCTCGCGCTGGAGGCGCTCGGGCCCGAGGCCGACGACGCCGTGGCGGTCATCGCCGTCACCATCCTCCTCAGCGTCCTGGCCCACGGGCTCAGCGCCGCGCCGCTGGCCGCGCGGTACGGGCGGGCGGCGTCGACGTCGAACCCTCCCGCCGCCCGGCCGTAG